Part of the Sphingopyxis sp. 113P3 genome, ATCGTCGCTTGTCGCCGCGGCGGCCTCCCAAAGACCCGCGTGTGCGGGGAGCGCACCATAATGGCTGCCGAGCGCGCGCAGGCGCCGGTCGAGCAGCGCGAAATGCATCGCTTCATCGGCCGCAACGTCAAGCCAGTCGTCGATAAAGGCGCGGGGAAACTGCTCGCCAAACCGCCCCACGAGATCGACCGCAAGGTCGATCGCGACGAATTCGATATGCGCGAGCGCGTGGAGCATCGCGATGCGGCCGCGCTCCGACCCGCCCTTCCGGCGTCGCGGCATCTGGCTGGGCAACAGGAGTTCGGGCGCTGCGGGCCACGCCGGCTGTTCGGGCATTGTGATATCGCAGCGATGATCAAGCTCGCCGCGCCGCCACGCGCGCGCGAGCGCGCGCGCCGCGCGGCGCTTGGCCGGCGGATCGGGCGTGAGGAGAACCTCCCGGGCCGCTTTGGCGAGCGAGGTCATATCAGAGCGCCTTTGCCGCCTCCAGCACCGCGTCGGCATGCCCCTTCACGCGCACCTTGCGCCATTCCTTTGCGAGTTTGCCGTCAGGGGCGAACAGGAAGGTCGAACGTTCGATCCCCATGTAGGTGCGGCCGTAATTCTGCTTCTCGACCCAGGTCCCGAACGCCTCGCAAACCTTGCCGTCCTCATCGGACGCGAGCCGGACGGTCAGCCCATATTTGTCGCGGAACTTGCACAGTTTCGCTGGCGCATCGCGCGAGACGGCGAGGACCTGTGCATTGAGATGCGCAAATTCGGGGGCGAGGCGGGTGAAGTCCTGTGCCTCGACAGTGCAGCCCGGCGTGTCGGCCTTGGGGTAGAAATAAACGACCAGCGGCGCCCCCCTCAGCGCCTTGAGGTCGATCGCGGCGCCGTCGGCATCGCGCAGCGTCACGGCGGGAATGGCATCGCCAATGGCAAGGGTCATGTGGGGTTCTCCTGCTGGGGCGGGCGAATCGAGGCCCACCAGTTTGCGATCTGTTGCCGCGCCGCGTCATGCGCGGCAAGCAGCTGCGGCCAGCCCGGCTCACCGCACGCGCTCGCAACGAGCTGCCGCGCGGCGGGCGTTGCAGGTTCGCCCTGGGGCGCGGTCAGCCGTAGCATCACGAGCATCCGGGCAAGCAGGCCGTGCGCCTCGCACACCTCGGGAGGTGCAAGCCCGCTTGCCTTCAGGCAGGCGAGCGCCGAGCCGATATTGGGATCGTGGCACTGACCGCTTGCAAGCTGTGTCACCTGCATCGCAAATTCAAGGTCGACGAGCCCGCCCGGCCCGCCCTTGATGTCGAGCGGACCTTTGGGCGGCTTGTGCCGGGATATCTTGTCGCGCATCTCGGCCGCATCCTGCGCGAGCTTCGCAGGCTCGCGCGGCGCGGCAAGCAGGTCGTCGATGATGCGCTGCACGGCCGCCTTCGCGCGGTCGGACCCGTAGACGGGCCGCGCCCGGAGCAGCGCCATATGCTCCCAGGTCCATGCCTCTTCGCGCTGATAGCGTTCGAAACTGTCGAGCGTGACCACGAGTGGGCCCTGCGTGCCCTGCGGACGCAGCCTCGTATCGACGTCATAGAGCTTGCCCGCCGCGGTCGGCACCGACATCGCCGCGGTCACCCGCTGCGCAAGGCGGTTGTAGTAGCTCGTCGCGCCGAGCGGCCGCTGTCCATCCGATTCGGCGAGATGATCGCCGGTGAACAGATAGATGAGGTCGAGGTCCGACGCGTGGGTCAGCGCCCTCCCTCCCAGCCGGCCGAGCGCCAGCACAACCAGCTCGCTGCCCGGAACGCGCCCGTGCGCCGCCTCGAACTCGGCCACCGTTGCGTCCGCGAGAACCTGGAGCGCTGCTTCGGCAAGCTCGGAATAGCCGCAGGCGATCGCCATGGGGTCCGTTGCCCCCGCAATGAGCTGCACCCCATAGGCAAAGCGCCGCTCGCCGACGCGGTCGCGCACCCGGTCGAGCAGACGTTCATAGTCGAGCCCAGCAAGCCCCGGCGCCCATTCCGCGATCAGCTCGGCTTTGGTTGCGGGGGCATCGAAGGCCCGCTTGTCGATCAGCCCCTCGATCAGTTCGACGCGCGCGCCGAGCGCGTCGGCAAGCGTCGGAGCGATCGACAGGATGCGCGTCGCGATCTTTGCAAGGTCGGGCTGCGCTGCGAGCAGGTGGAAGAAACCCACCGCGCTCGGAAGCCCCGCGACGAGCATGTCGAAGCGCACCAGAGTCGCCTGCGGATCGGGGGCCGCCCCGATCGCCTTGACGAGTTCGGGAAGCACCGCCTCGAGAGCCTCAAGCGCCGCTGGGCTACGGAGCGCACGCAGCTTGCCGCCGCGCCATTCGGCGATCGTGCGAAGCGCCGCGTCTGGCGATGAAAAGCCCGCCGCCACGAGCGCCCGTTCCAGCTCGCTTTCATCACGCGGCAGACCGCGGCTGGCCGCGCGCTCGACGACGAGACGGTCGTAGCACTGGCCCACCTCGGTCACCACGGGCGAAAGCGCGTCGAGCAACGCTTTGCCGTCGGCTGCTCCATCGAGCCGCGCGACCGCATCGAGCGCGTCCGCCTGAACGGGCAGGCAGTGCGTCTGCTGATCCTCGATCATCTGCAATCGGTGCTCGATCCGGCGCAATGTGGCGTAATGTCCCTTGAGCTGCGCGGCGATATCGGCGTCGATCCGTCCGGCCTTTGCCAGCGCGCCGAGCGCATCGACCGTGGCGGGCGCGCGCAGCGAGGGGTCGCGGCCGCCGTAAATGAGCTGGTGGACCTGCGCAAAAAACTCGATCTCGCGGATCCCCCCGCGCCCGCGCTTCAAATCGTAGCCGGGTCCGAACTGCTGGCCTTGCGCGAAATGGTCGCGAATCCGGTCGCTCATCGCCCCGATTTCCTTCAATTGCCGGAAATCGAGGCTGCGGCGCCA contains:
- a CDS encoding ferritin-like domain-containing protein, which produces MTSLAKAAREVLLTPDPPAKRRAARALARAWRRGELDHRCDITMPEQPAWPAAPELLLPSQMPRRRKGGSERGRIAMLHALAHIEFVAIDLAVDLVGRFGEQFPRAFIDDWLDVAADEAMHFALLDRRLRALGSHYGALPAHAGLWEAAAATSDDALARLAIVPMVLEARGLDVTPATVERFRAVGDEASARILSRIYKDEIRHVRAGTVWFGWMCDERGFNAVETWQSLVKSRFRGNLKPPFNDSARRDAGLTQEYYAVVAS
- a CDS encoding peroxiredoxin translates to MTLAIGDAIPAVTLRDADGAAIDLKALRGAPLVVYFYPKADTPGCTVEAQDFTRLAPEFAHLNAQVLAVSRDAPAKLCKFRDKYGLTVRLASDEDGKVCEAFGTWVEKQNYGRTYMGIERSTFLFAPDGKLAKEWRKVRVKGHADAVLEAAKAL
- a CDS encoding bifunctional [glutamine synthetase] adenylyltransferase/[glutamine synthetase]-adenylyl-L-tyrosine phosphorylase encodes the protein MTAPEASARQSALDRLAANAPFLARLAALYPEDVARYLDEGSDAALACVTPPPLEDDIMRAMRQWRGRIALLLALGDLAGEHDVATTTRLLSDFADQACDAALAAAFAERVPDEAARGLSVIALGKLGSHELNYSSDIDPILIFDPDTLPRRSRDDPDEAAVRIARRMVEILSARTADGHVLRVDLRLRPHPEVTPIVLPVNAAISYYESEALAWEQAAFIRSRASAGDRALGETFLAAIQPFIWRRSLDFRQLKEIGAMSDRIRDHFAQGQQFGPGYDLKRGRGGIREIEFFAQVHQLIYGGRDPSLRAPATVDALGALAKAGRIDADIAAQLKGHYATLRRIEHRLQMIEDQQTHCLPVQADALDAVARLDGAADGKALLDALSPVVTEVGQCYDRLVVERAASRGLPRDESELERALVAAGFSSPDAALRTIAEWRGGKLRALRSPAALEALEAVLPELVKAIGAAPDPQATLVRFDMLVAGLPSAVGFFHLLAAQPDLAKIATRILSIAPTLADALGARVELIEGLIDKRAFDAPATKAELIAEWAPGLAGLDYERLLDRVRDRVGERRFAYGVQLIAGATDPMAIACGYSELAEAALQVLADATVAEFEAAHGRVPGSELVVLALGRLGGRALTHASDLDLIYLFTGDHLAESDGQRPLGATSYYNRLAQRVTAAMSVPTAAGKLYDVDTRLRPQGTQGPLVVTLDSFERYQREEAWTWEHMALLRARPVYGSDRAKAAVQRIIDDLLAAPREPAKLAQDAAEMRDKISRHKPPKGPLDIKGGPGGLVDLEFAMQVTQLASGQCHDPNIGSALACLKASGLAPPEVCEAHGLLARMLVMLRLTAPQGEPATPAARQLVASACGEPGWPQLLAAHDAARQQIANWWASIRPPQQENPT